From the genome of Nicotiana sylvestris chromosome 1, ASM39365v2, whole genome shotgun sequence:
TAATCAACTTCCGAGCAATTTCTCAGCTTAATTCTATGAATGGTAAAAGCTGTAGAAGCCGGTCAATAACCCACCTCATACATTTTCCAGTATGTTGACACTTGTCCTTTCCTTGTCTTCATTATTTATATACTAGTcataaaaattttattttgtctCTCATACAACTTACGCTAGTTGTATTATACTAGCCGTACAAGATTCCTTTTTGTCTCATAAATTTGTGGATCCCAATTTTATACTTTTGGGTCCACAGAAATTTGGGTCCACAAAATTGTGAGATAAAAAAGGTATATCATATGTATgatacacaaaataaaattttccttgTAGTTGCTTTAGACGTAGTGGCTTACGTATTTAAAAATTTAGATAAGACAGCAGCCATGTGTGACAATATAGTATAAAAATGTCCAAGTTTTGGCACAGAAACATCACTTCACCGCATAAGTTAATAGTTACGGATCTATCTGAAGAAAGAGAGTTATGGGTTGGAGAGGGATATTGGGATTTGAGTATGGGATAGTGCAAGCACCCTTAGGACCAGATATATCAGGTCCGGAgcttgttgctgctgttgctaaTGCTGGTGCTCTTGGTCTTCTTAGAGCCCCTGATTGGGTAATGTCTCCTACACCTCCTTTcgatttaatttaaaagaatgTTTATACTATCAATATAATTTAATTTATTTACCTGTTAATTGATCGTATTTTTTAAAGTTACTAATTCATTGTTTATGTACTTAGTTTTTAGATGACCCTATTATGACGCCTTTAGCTTACGGACCTTGACAGGAGAGTGTGGAGGTCAAAGATTAGGGTACAAGGTTAGGGGTAAGTTGAGTGTATTCCTTTGCCATACCCGTGGCAGTAGTATTAACCTTGCATTTTTGTTCCGGAGTTATATGTCTCTCTGTTATTCCTTTCGCTTCAGTTATTTTACTATTATTACTGTTGTCATTGCTTGTTGCTACTGCTACTTCTCATTTTATCCTTGAACTGAGTTTAttcagaaacaacctctctaccttcacagGGTAGGGATACAACCTCtttaccttcacaaggtaggggcAAGGTCTGGATACACACTACCCttgtgttattattgttgttatagtGTACATATTTTTTTATGTTGTCAATGTATAAAACTCCTATGTATCCTTTTAGAAACAGACTGCTGAATACCCTATAAATGTCAGGTCTGTTGCTACTATTCATCAAAAGCTTAGATTGTTAGTATATGTTTTTTACTGGTTAAGTTCCTATTGATATTATAAATTCTTTAAATTGTTAGTGTATAATAGTAGTCCCCTGattaaagaaagaaaggaaatataAGCAACAGAAGTTGTGCAGTGAACTCATTTTATAGGTCAAAGTGACAGTTGACTTCCAATTACCCTGTTCAGTTATTGGCTGTCTTTTGTTTTGATGTCTTTGACTAGACACAAGTCAAGAGGAATGTAACATTATACTTTTGTTTGACAGGAAGATCCTGATCATGTGAGGGAACTTATAAGGAAAACAAGAACCTTGACTAGCAAACCATTTGGGATAGGTGTAATTCTTACATTTCCTCACAAGGAAAATTTAAAGGCTATATTGGAGGAGAAGGTTGCAGTATTACAGCTTTATTGGGGTGAATGCTCAAAAGAGTTGGTTCTTGAAGCTCATAAAGCTGGGGTCAAGGTTGTACCCCAAGTAAGTTTTAAACACAAATCTTTTTTAACTTTCAACACTTTGTTGTTGGAATCACAAAACTTAATGAATTCTTTACCATTAGTAGTGCTACAAAATGATCGATCCTTTTCTTTAACTGGATAAGAGTTGGGatttcacaaggtaggggtaaggtctgcttaCACATTATCCTCCcgagaccccacttgtgggactgTTCTAgctattttgttgttgttggataAGAGTTGGGATTAGCTTTAAACTCCTCTATACTGCTTCGAAACTTTTACTCTGCTTGTTCTAGTTGAAAGTACCTCATGAATGAAGGTAACTCTTCACCAAAACTATACACAAATTCTAAGAAATGACTTGATGTGCGACACAAGTACAAGAAGTTCAAATCAATTATATTCATGTTAGTTTTATGTAATGCTAGTAGCTCTTTTTACAGTATTTTGTTAGTTGATTTATGTAAGAATATCAATTAGCACATACTGCTATTCTGTTtcattatgggttgtttattatTTGCAAGCTCGTAGGTAATGATGTTATGGTATTACGCATTTTAAAAAATTCATATAGATGATTCCTTTTtaagttttctatttttgttttccCTATTTTATCCTGCGGCATGACTACTAATTCTTCTGCAAGTTAAGTGGCTTCTGCTTGTTGCTTTAGATTTAGAGTCGGTGCATGTGTGAAAGAATAGAAGTTTACCCTAATCTATTGTTTTCTGAAATGTACCTTATAAcactcatttttttttaatttcttttttttataaaaagattGGGAGCTATGAAGAAGCAAAGAAAGCTGCAGATGCTGGTGTAGATGCAATTATTGTCCAAGGTCGAGAAGCAGGAGGCCATGTTGCTGGCCAGGTATAGTGGTGATCACATACATGAGATGCGTTAGTTTCTTATCAAGATAATGATACTAGTTCTGCCTAAAGAACATTTCACTTCAAACCCCCACCTTCATGCTCGTGCAGATTCCACTTTTTGTTACATTATATGTAAGATTACTATTGAATACTAATGTAGCATAGCATTTTTACTCTTGTATTGTTCAAACCTATTTTGAAAACGCTTCTCTAgagtcgagggtctatcggaaatagcctctcttcCCCacaaaggtaggggtaaggtcttcgTACATCCCACTCTCCCCAGACCCCTCTTATGGGATCACACTGggtattgttgttattgttgttttattgaaTACTAATGTATCACCTGCTTGGCTGAATTCCTTTTAGGATGGTTTAATTACCTTATTGCCTAGAGTTGTCGATCTTGTTCGTGGTCATGACATTGCAGTAATTGCTGCTGGAGGAATTGTGGACGAGCGTGGTTATGTTGCTGCTCTGGCCCTTGGTGCACAGGGTGTGTCACTAGGAACTAGGTATTGAACGTTAACTTCGAACATTTTAAGGTCTTTAATCTGTCATCAGTACCTGCTTCCAGTTTGATCTATATCCTGTTGTTCAGGCTGATCTACTGCTCTTTAGAAGAAGGTCTCCCTTTTAAACTTCTTACACCTTTTCAGGTTTCTCGCAACAGAGGAAAGCTATGCGCACCCAACATACAAGAGGAAGCTCATTGAATTTGAGCAAACAGAATACACAGACTTATTTGGTCGCGCAAGGTGGCCAGGGGCACCACACCGCGTTCTGGCAACCCCGTTCTACAAGGAATGGAAGGCGCTCCCAAGTCATGAGAATGAAACAAATCAACCTGTCATTGGCCGCACAATCATACACGGCAGGGTGAATATCCTGCTATATTCTTCCTAATAAAAAACTTGAAAATGTTCTGACATGTCAATCTCCACTCTGTGATCAGTCTTTTACCTTTTAAGTACAAAGAATTAGAATGTTATTAACTTTCTAGTTCTCCATTTGCATTTATTTTATGAGTGGATTTCTTGTATCTATACCCTGTTCTTAGGAATGTAATTAGTTTCATATTCTTTCTTGAACAGGAAGGAGAGGTTCGTCGCTTTGCTGGTACAGTTCCAAATACCTCAACTACTGGAGATATCGAAAGCATGGCGATGTATGCTGGTCAGAGCATTGGTCTTATAAAGGAAATTCTACCTGCAGGTGAAGTGATAAAGATGATAGTTGAAGGGGCTCAACGACTGATTGATCAACAATTTGCGCCCGTGAATTAAGTCAGCAGGACCAAACAACTACGTACTATATTAGTTGGTCATTTTCTTGCCTTTTTCCTGGTTTGTAAACCATAAGTTGAATTGATCGCACATTATGGACCAAGAATGAATTCACATGAAGTtcagaaaggaaataaaaaaggggcagcccggtgcactaagcttccgctatgcgcggggttcggGAAAGGGCTCACAAAGGAAATACAAGAAGGAAAAAACATGAAAAAGGAAATTGTACATGAATAAAGAGAGGAGTTATAGAGGTGGAAATTAGATGTAGTGTTTTACTACCCTCCAGTTTGCTGTTTGTTTACTTGATACTGCTTGTATACttgatgccattttcttttttcttctaaaagtAAATAACTCATACTTTTAGGTTTGACCTTTTTCTGTTCATTTTGAGTTAAGCAATATAACTATTAATGAACAAAATTCTAGGATAGAAGGACATCCTTCACTAATTTATCTAAATTCAAGCTTGATGAACCCTCTAATCTAGTAGCCTCTTCTGCCAATTTTTTCCAAtcactcatcttcttcctcaCCTTCTTACCTTTTTCTCCATCCATAACTTCCCTCACAATTTTCTCCACTTCATCTCTCTTCACATTCTTGCCAATTTCCAAGCCAACACCCCATTCACAGCATACATACCTGCACATGAAAATGAAGAGATCTTTTATTTTGAATTCCTCCCTTCTTACTTTTGTTATTAAGTGGTACTATGGTTGCCAACGGGACGGGACGAAATTAACGGGATGGGGAGGGACGGGACGGGACGACATTTAAGCGAGACGGGACGAAACGGGACGAAACGGTCGGCCCATCCCGTCCCGCTAACAAACGGGATGGGACGGGACAGAACGAGTTCGCGGGCCTTAAgtgtagtttttttttatataaaaaacgtCTAGTTTTTTTGAAAATGACTaagtttttaaagtttgcaaTGGCTAgttttttgacttatttaataaacttaaatgttaaaacggaaattagaaaactaagtaaaaatattaaaacaatagacttgtaatgaaatattctagtaattataaatttataatagagttataatttatttaatataatttcaaagtattaagtaactaagataattcataaaaaaaattcaacgcttagagcctgttattttattaatagaactttaaaatctcatatacaaatataattcttttgaagagcacTTAATCTACGCAGCCACCTTCTAGGAAGATTTCTGTTTGAATTAGGCCTCTATGATCTCCGATTTGAAATATTGTTGCGCTAAAAAGATTCTCTGATGCtaagaatcaagttcatcatcaatagagAAATCAAAACATGTTATATAATTCATATCTTCCTATAGAACTTCTACTCTagacttagaagtagaaggagcagTTTCACCACCTGTTGTTTccatagatttatatttatcaaacattgaTCTAGATTCTAGCACAAAAATATATGTTAGCTTGGAAATCTTCAAAAATGgttgttcattttcttgaattgctaaattttgataaattttacgaacaagtccctttgcacctcttAATTTTAAATATGGGTTAAGTATtgtagaaattaaataaacttggggaataaagaaaaaatactttttaaattttgcaATAATTTCATTAATGGCCGGTGCATAAGTTGGATTTGTTTTATACTTACCAAATATAACAGAAATTCCACAAATATACCATAAAAACTCGCGCGACAGGCGGGATAGATGGGATGGGACAGGCGGGACGGGACGGGACAAACGGGACGAAATGAGACGGAACAAACGAGACGAAATGGtcgtcccgtcccatcccgtATCCCGTTTAACATTGGCTCATCCCGTTTAAAATGAAGTGGGACAGGACAGGACGGCCCGTCCCGttggatatatatatacacacactcctCACTCTCTAATTATATATGTGACCGACATTGGACATAAAgtttagaaaagaaagaaaaactatGAAATTATAGTCTAAAATATGTCATAGATATTGTTGTTACTATAAATCATGTGATTAAAAGAGCAATCCGGTGCAGAAGGCATCTCGTTCACGTAAGGTTCGAGGAAGGGCCGTATCCCAAAAAATGTGACGTAGACAGCCTAccgtaatgcaagcattagtggctgctCCACGATTCGAATcagtgacctataggtcacacggagacaac
Proteins encoded in this window:
- the LOC104237952 gene encoding uncharacterized protein produces the protein MGWRGILGFEYGIVQAPLGPDISGPELVAAVANAGALGLLRAPDWEDPDHVRELIRKTRTLTSKPFGIGVILTFPHKENLKAILEEKVAVLQLYWGECSKELVLEAHKAGVKVVPQIGSYEEAKKAADAGVDAIIVQGREAGGHVAGQDGLITLLPRVVDLVRGHDIAVIAAGGIVDERGYVAALALGAQGVSLGTRFLATEESYAHPTYKRKLIEFEQTEYTDLFGRARWPGAPHRVLATPFYKEWKALPSHENETNQPVIGRTIIHGREGEVRRFAGTVPNTSTTGDIESMAMYAGQSIGLIKEILPAGEVIKMIVEGAQRLIDQQFAPVN